A single genomic interval of Amblyomma americanum isolate KBUSLIRL-KWMA chromosome 11, ASM5285725v1, whole genome shotgun sequence harbors:
- the LOC144110409 gene encoding thioredoxin-like has product MVIEIVENTEDFDTRLEDAGEKLVVVDFFATWCGPCKMIEPFLKQQSEIYKEVVFLKVDVDENEEIASRYEISCMPTFLFIKKKEKVDEISGANQDMIKQMLEKHK; this is encoded by the exons ATGGTCATCGAAATCGTCGAGAACACG GAGGACTTCGACACAAGGCTGGAGGATGCCGGTGAAAAGCTGGTGGTGGTGGACTTCTTtgccacatggtgtgggccttgCAAGATGATCGAGCCCTTCCTAAAG CAACAGTCTGAAATCTACAAAGAGGTAGTGTTCCTCAAGGTGGACGTTGATGAAAATGAG GAAATTGCATCTCGATACGAGATCTCGTGCATGCCGACGTTCCTGTTcatcaaaaagaaagaaaag GTTGATGAAATCTCCGGTGCCAACCAGGACATGATCAAGCAGATGCTGGAGAAGCACAAGTAG